The Desmonostoc muscorum LEGE 12446 genome includes a region encoding these proteins:
- a CDS encoding CobW family GTP-binding protein — MQSAATSESQAMDAPKQGMPVTIITGFLGSGKTTLLNHILNNQQGLKTAVLVNEFGEIGIDNELIVSTGENMVELNNGCICCTINNDLVDAVYKVLERQENLDYLVVETTGLADPLPVALTFLGTELRDLTRLDSIITVVDAANYSLDLFNSQAAYSQIAYGDVIILNKADLVDEPTLTDLERKINEVKEGARILRTSRSQVPLPLILSVGLFESDKYFDTVVDEHDHHDHHHHDHDHDHDHSTCGHDHHDYDHEHHHDHHSDHLENDGFTSISFQSDKPFSIKKFQYFLDNQLPSNIFRAKGIMWFDESPKRHIFHLCGKRFTLDDDDWQGQPKNQIVLIGQNLDRETLTTQIENCICLPSTSRGKGFGK, encoded by the coding sequence ATGCAATCAGCAGCTACTTCCGAATCTCAGGCAATGGATGCACCTAAACAAGGAATGCCAGTAACAATTATTACGGGCTTCCTTGGTAGTGGTAAAACGACTTTACTTAATCATATCCTCAACAATCAACAGGGTTTAAAGACCGCTGTTCTGGTGAATGAGTTTGGCGAAATTGGTATCGACAATGAGCTAATCGTTTCCACTGGTGAGAACATGGTGGAACTAAATAATGGTTGCATTTGCTGCACTATTAATAATGATTTAGTCGATGCGGTTTACAAAGTTTTAGAACGCCAAGAAAATCTAGATTATTTAGTAGTAGAAACAACTGGACTCGCAGATCCGCTACCAGTAGCCCTAACATTTTTGGGCACAGAATTGCGGGATTTAACCCGCTTGGATTCAATTATCACTGTTGTAGATGCGGCGAATTACAGTCTAGATTTATTCAATTCTCAAGCAGCATACAGCCAGATTGCCTATGGAGATGTGATTATCTTGAACAAGGCCGATTTGGTTGATGAACCCACTTTGACTGATTTAGAGAGGAAAATTAACGAAGTTAAGGAAGGAGCGAGAATTCTCCGTACTTCGCGATCGCAAGTGCCACTTCCCTTAATTCTCAGTGTCGGTCTGTTTGAGTCTGATAAATATTTTGACACAGTGGTGGATGAACACGATCATCACGATCATCACCATCACGACCATGACCACGATCATGACCACTCAACATGCGGTCATGACCATCACGATTATGACCATGAACACCACCATGACCATCACTCTGACCATTTAGAAAATGATGGCTTTACTTCCATATCTTTCCAGAGTGACAAGCCTTTTTCTATTAAAAAGTTTCAGTATTTCTTAGACAACCAGCTACCCTCAAATATCTTCCGGGCAAAGGGGATTATGTGGTTTGATGAAAGTCCGAAGCGTCATATTTTCCACCTCTGTGGTAAACGCTTCACCTTGGATGATGATGATTGGCAAGGTCAACCCAAAAACCAAATAGTGCTGATTGGTCAAAATTTGGATCGTGAAACTTTAACGACTCAAATAGAAAACTGTATTTGTTTACCTTCTACCAGTCGCGGTAAAGGGTTTGGCAAATAA
- the psb28 gene encoding photosystem II reaction center protein Psb28 — MAKIQFSRGVDEEVVPDVRLTRGRSGETGTATFVFENPKILDQASTDDITGMYLIDEEGEIITREVKAKFVNGRPEALEAVYLMKSPEEWDRFLRFMQRYGDENGLGLSKNE; from the coding sequence ATGGCGAAAATCCAGTTTTCTAGAGGTGTTGACGAAGAAGTAGTTCCAGACGTGCGTTTGACGCGAGGGCGCAGTGGTGAAACTGGCACGGCAACATTTGTTTTTGAAAATCCCAAGATTCTAGACCAAGCCAGCACCGACGACATCACTGGGATGTACCTGATTGACGAAGAAGGCGAAATCATCACCCGTGAAGTTAAAGCTAAATTTGTCAACGGAAGACCAGAAGCATTAGAAGCAGTTTACTTGATGAAATCTCCCGAAGAATGGGATCGCTTTCTGCGCTTCATGCAGCGATATGGCGATGAAAACGGTCTTGGACTCAGTAAAAATGAGTAA
- the dtd gene encoding D-aminoacyl-tRNA deacylase, with protein sequence MRVVIQRVKSSQVIVNGEIIGKIGRGLNLLVGIASSDTDAELDWMVRKCLELRLFPDEEGDERWQKSVQEIGGELLVVSQFTLYGDCRKGRRPSFDRSAAPQSAEDLYNRFVTKLRASGLVVETGKFGAMMQVTIENDGPVTLVVEKEAY encoded by the coding sequence ATGCGTGTTGTCATCCAGCGAGTTAAATCATCTCAAGTTATCGTTAATGGCGAAATCATCGGTAAAATCGGGCGGGGACTCAACTTACTTGTAGGCATTGCCAGTAGCGATACTGATGCTGAACTTGACTGGATGGTGCGTAAGTGCTTAGAATTGCGGCTGTTTCCTGATGAAGAAGGGGACGAACGCTGGCAAAAATCCGTACAAGAAATTGGCGGTGAGTTGTTGGTAGTAAGCCAGTTTACCCTTTATGGTGACTGTCGCAAAGGTCGTCGTCCTTCTTTTGATCGCTCAGCCGCTCCTCAATCAGCAGAAGATTTATATAATCGTTTTGTTACCAAGTTAAGAGCCAGTGGTTTGGTCGTGGAAACTGGTAAATTTGGTGCAATGATGCAAGTTACAATCGAAAACGATGGTCCGGTGACTTTAGTAGTTGAAAAAGAAGCATATTAA